The Phoenix dactylifera cultivar Barhee BC4 unplaced genomic scaffold, palm_55x_up_171113_PBpolish2nd_filt_p 001694F, whole genome shotgun sequence genomic sequence CCTTTACAATATTCTGTTTTATAGGTAGCTAATCTTAATTGCACAGCAAAACAAGGGGAAATAATTTACTTTAAGATTAGGTCCAAAATCATGATCATGTAGAATGCTATAAAGTACGATACAAGAAAGAAAGTTCAGACAACATTCCAttgtttgaattttaaattagatATATCAAAGCCGCTCTCCATGACTGCAGAGCTAAGATCAAACACTCCTAAAACACCAACCACATGCAGGAAGTGTTTTAATCACCCCATAAAACATCTTCCTGACTTAAATTAGAAACCAACATATGCTAATGTAAATATGTTAGAAAACTTAGACCAGTGTGATGCTGCTCTCGCCACCAGGGGGCTTACGGACACCTCCATAATATTCCCTGGAAGCGGCCTTCCCATCAGCAAATATATCGCTCCCACTCATCTCCCTAAGCTTTGCCATGCTCAATGGCTTCTCAGCAGATCCAGGCGGTCCATCTCCTTTGAAAATGTCATTTCCTGTGAGCTCTTGAAACTTTTGGTTGTGGATTTTCTTTGCAGTCTTGATCACAGGCTCctcactaaacatgatattgcTTGGACCACCAGCCGGCTACAAATGTTGAACAAAAGTATGAATACTTAAAGTACTAAAAGAAGTAATATGAAGAAATACGCATCCTGAAGTGAATAAAACATGAGTAGGATAACATATAAAATATGGATAAAAATATGGACAAAACAAATGACGTAAGAAAATTGCATGACAAAGACTTGTGATCATTAGGAGGCAGAGCACTTGATCAGCAGCAATACAAAATATAAATGACAAACAACAACAGCAAGGCTGCCAATTTTCTGCACATAGTGCTTCAAACAGACTGGTAAGACTGCAATATGCAAGATTCCCAGAAATATTTCCTCCTTTTTTAGGAGGCTGAGGAAACTAAAGATAACCGTCATATGGTGTAAGGGCAATACCACGGTGAATTGCCTTAAACAAAACAAATGGGTCACAATGTAAGGTTTAAAAATAATCTGCATTAGACTTATGGGAccattgaaaaagaaagaaagaaagagagagagaaaaagtgaCCCTAAGTAACTAGACACTCGAAATGCATCATTTCTAATAGAGTGGAGCAGCAAAAACTGCACTGAATAATATCAGCCATGAGAACTTCAGACATGACAAGCATTTTGAAACAGGAAAAGGAAAATCGGCACTACAAGTTTTAATACTGAAAAAACAAAGAACACTTCAAGATTGTGTGAGGGACCACAAAGGCAAACATTGAAGACTGTTTTCATACAGTGGGATGGTTCCAATGAATTTTTCTGGAGTTCCTCATGCATTTTTCTACAAGCCAATATCATGTGTCATCACCCAACTTTCACTGATGAGTCACAAGAAAACATTTTGAGAATTATGAAAATATTACCTACCAACCGTGTAAAGAAACTTCCAAATCCTAAAAATTTTACACCATAGTATAAAAATGTTAATGCAAGGAAAAACTTAGTTTTACAGTTTTCACAAAAGTGAAGAGACAAAGCCTAAGTAAAAACATCATAAGGTgctttaagaaaataaatttaaaacaaaaagaaatgcaAAGTCATGTTTTACCCATCTTCTCATCCCACATTAGATACTTTTACAGATATACATATGTTTTGTGGCTGGGGAACTCACATTAGATACTTTTACGGATGTATGTATGTTTCGTGGCTGGGGTAACCCAAAGTCCAAGTTGCCCCTCAACTCCAAATTGCGAGCTGCTAATGGCCTGGGTGGAACCTCAGCTGGAGGACCAAAGATGTCATGCCCACAAAGTTCTTTGCACTTTGCTTCAGAGATCTGCTTATTAGTTTTAGCCTCTGATTCACTATCCAGAGTGCCACTTAGCTCTCGCTGCTTTGCTACCTCTGTAAGGGTGGTGGGCTTCCTTGGAGAGACACTCTCATCAGCACTGAATGAGATATGGCTAATTGTGCTAACAGCTTGCTGATGGACAAAAACATAAAAGCCGACCAATTCAGTTCCATGTTAGAAGATATCATAAGAATACTTTACTAGGCTTTTGTAAGACCCAAACAAGAATGCAGAGATATTGAAGCACAATTAACACACTGAAACTAATCAGTATAAAAGTCTGATTTGTAGAATAATAACTTAAGGTTCAATGCTGGTAGCAAAAGGCGACAGGAACATAGCAATTGTTAATTGTCACTCTTCTACTTCCCTTCAAAGTAAACTGATTTTATTGGCAGTCCGGTGTAAAATGAAACATTACTGAATTAATAGCTCATCGATAATAAGTTTAAATTGAAAGATTTGTTCTCCCAATAAAATTTGAAGCAATACCTGATACACTCGTACACTTGTTTTATTAAGATTCGAGACAGAAGCACCAGATTCTGACGCACCATTTTCATTGTCAGCTGCAAAGATTCCACTGCCAGTCATCTCTCTGAACTTCGAGCCAGAGCAAGGTCTCCTATACTTTGAAAAATATAGTATTATTGGTTTGTGGAGAAGTTCGGACTTCAAataatatcattcatcaagtatGGAGTGCATCATCAATTGTTCAAACTTTGTTAGATATAAACTATTGCTTTAGTTGTTAAGGTATCTCAGTTCTTTGCTCAACAAACTACATCAACAAGTTTATGCAGATATTAGAATCCCAAAGAAAAAGCAATTACAAAATATCATAGACTaagaattagatttttttttttttaaaaaaaaagccaaaacctgtatacatatatattataatgcTTGAGCAATATATTGTGCTTGTAAATGAAATGCAGGTATTAAAACAACAAAATGAAGTGACAAATTACATTTGTAACATAATATAAAGCAGTAAAAGTGGCAGTTTTCTCTAGTTCAGTCTGCAATAGCCTTCCAGCTACCACATTGCTGAAGGACTTCAAAAAGCTCAGCAGTTAAAGGGAAAATAGTggggttgccatcaatgagatGACTACAGGTTACCAACTAGGTTTAAACCAGCAAAAAGAAGAAGCAACATGCACTATCACCATCTAGATGAGGAGTTTGGACCATGAAAACTTTGACTTTTAAGACAATCAAAGCAGGAACTAAAATTTTCTTAACCTCACATTCTATTTTCAACCTTTTTACAGTCCAGCATACTCAAACTGAAACTACTAATGCCATGGATTCATATGATTAACTTTGAAATGGCATGTTTAGTTATATATTTTGCCTGACATGTCATAAACTCATAAGGCCAACCCGGCTACAATAGAGCTTAAAATATTCCTAGAGTTACAACAAAACTTAAAAAAAGGTATTTAATTACCTTAAAATTTTCTGCACCTGACCAATCACCAAATAGTTGTCATCAAACAATTAATTATTACGACAAGGTGGGACTAGGTCCCTTTGCACAGAATGTTCTATCTGCTGTTCCTACTGAGATGAGGATTATGCATTGATTGCATGGCATCATGATCTCCATTGTATTTATTCCATTGGTCTATCTGGGCAAACTAGAGTTCCAACATATcacttcaaaaatatattttacagAGAAAGACTTGCAGAAAGTAAGCACAACTAAAAAGACATCCACCTTTCCAATGCAAGCCTAGGCCCTTAAACATCCAGCCTGACTAACCAAATAAATGCATACCCATCCATGAGCATAAACTTCTGTTTCTTTAGTGATCGTGTCAAGGGAAGAAGGGCCTCACCAGATTACAATAGATAAAATCATTTCCTTGAAACAATGAAGCCCATTGACTATGTCTGATGCCTGGTAAGCCAATCTCAGGCAGCACAAATTAGCCCGTTGAAAAATGATTGCTGAAGCTAGGAACCCTGAAcccttaaattaagattttgatTTCTAATTGTATTCTTTATATAAAAAGCCCAGTAATGACATGTCCCAAATTAATCTAAAGAATGTATAGCAAATGCAAAAACTGCAAAAGAAGGGATAAATTGACAAGGGAACTTATATACAACAACCAGCTACATGGTCCCTTCAAAATTGCTTATCAGTGATTATGAGGTTGTCAGTTACATTTGATGCACAATAACAAGTGTCCAAGGGCGGATAGCATCTGAGAGTCAAATTACAATATTCACATTAGTGGATTGAGTCTTCTATATGGAGATAGTGAATCTTGAATTACAAAACATACTTCCTTCTTGCTGACTGACAAACTGTTACTCCATATCACCTTGGATCCCTTAAGGTGGTGCCTTTTAGTCTGAGGTAAAATCAAAATCATGTTGGTGCatattagtggcaccaaaatcATGTTGCCTCTCGTGATGTCAATTGTAGAATGGATTCCAAGAAGTTCTCAGCAGGTGAAGAGATTAACAGACATGGAGAGGCAGCAAACGACAAGAATAATGGCACTGATAGAATGTACAAGGTGCAACTCAGTTGAGGTACTATGATTTCATAGGCATCAAAACTAATATGAAGAAACATAAGGAATTCAATTAAGAAACATCAATTTCCCTTTAGACATGTGTATGCATATCTAGCAggcatctaaaaattataaGGTTATGGATTATAGAAAATTCTCAAAATTTTCTAATGTAAATCTCTAAGAACTATTCTCCTATTCAACATTCCTAGGAACATGACTTGTCAGCCTCCTAAGTTACACAATCTGCACATGTTATGGTTCATTCCCTTCATTCCAAACAACTAAAATATCTAgagttcaccaaaaaaaaaaaaaaaaaaaaaaaaatcacataatCTAAACAAAAAGTTTTCGAATTGCTTCTTTAAAACAAAATAGTGTTATTTCGAATGGAATGTATGAGAGTTTGATTTCCGTCATGGTATCATTCAAAAACAAATATCACGCCTAGAGAAATCTGAAAAACATCCGAGATTTTGTTTTATTGGAAATATCAGATGCTTGACATATCAGGAAAAAAAAGGTTAAGTGCAAATTAACGAAATTGGATACTAAAATAGATTAACATAACTTGAGATAAAAGGTTAGACAACTGAAAATTTTCCATAGAATTATCACAAGGCACATTTTTATGGATGCTGAATATACAGTGCATTGACAGCTACGATAGTTAGCATAGAAAAGTTACAACTTTCAGCAAAAGAACGGTTCTTAAAACAAATAaccaaaaagggaaaaaaataaaagacagACAGATTGAAAGTTACAATTCGTAAAAGGACAGATCGGCAGCAAAGTATTTCACAACCCAATCTAGAAATCAACATGCTGGATTCAATCAAAGAgtcgtcaaaaaaaaaaaaatcactgctTTCCGCAATCCATACTCCAGCATTGTATCAAGAAATCAGTCCGATCGAGAAGACAGCGCTTAGCAAGTAGATCAAGTTCAAGAAACATCAACCAAAGCCCAAGCTTCCGGGGCCTGAAGCGGGCCGGATCTCACCTCTTATGCAAGCTCTCAGCCTCCTCCGCGCTCATCTGGGCGCCGAACATCACAGGGCTGATCCCTCCCGCGGGCTGCGAGAAATCACCGGAAAATGGAAACTCTGAGATGCCGGAA encodes the following:
- the LOC103720233 gene encoding uncharacterized protein LOC103720233; its protein translation is MSLSPKLYFRSTPPPRLSLSLSLCVENEAQQSAMERSVPVRKPHASTADLLTWSEAPPAADSATPSRRTHKPAGGISPVMFGAQMSAEEAESLHKRRPCSGSKFREMTGSGIFAADNENGASESGASVSNLNKTSVRVYQQAVSTISHISFSADESVSPRKPTTLTEVAKQRELSGTLDSESEAKTNKQISEAKCKELCGHDIFGPPAEVPPRPLAARNLELRGNLDFGLPQPRNIHTSVKVSNPAGGPSNIMFSEEPVIKTAKKIHNQKFQELTGNDIFKGDGPPGSAEKPLSMAKLREMSGSDIFADGKAASREYYGGVRKPPGGESSITLV